TCGCGATTATGCGGCGCTTGCGGGAGCAGGGGGTAGGAATCGTCTACATATCCCATCAGTTGGGAGAAGTCCTTTCCATTTGCGACCGGTATACGGTTCTGCGGGATGGAGAGGTGGTAGGGAGTGGAAAAATTTCCAAAGTCGACGAAGCAGAACTGATCAGCAAAATGATCGGGCGTAAACTATCCGCCGACGAGTACACCGGCAAAGAGCGGACGTTCGGCGAAGAGGTATTGCGGGTGGAAGGATTGACCCGGGGTAAAGACCTGAAAGACGTCAGTTTCAGTGTGCGTGCCGGGGAAATACTTGGAATCGCCGGGCTGGTCGGCTCGGGTCGGACCGAAATGGTGCGGGCGATTTTTGGAGCGGATCCCCTGGAAAAAGGCCATATCTTCCTCAACGGTAAGCCGGTGACCATCAATTCTCCTTATCAAGCGGTCAGACTGGGAATCGGCTTTTGTACCGAGGACCGAAAAACCCAAGGCCTGGTGTTGAAGTTGCCCATCCGGGATAATGTGGGAGTTGCTTCGCTGGCTCAGTACAGTCACCTGGGGTTGATTGATGACCATAATCTGACCGAGCACGTTTCGGACCTGACCGGGCAGCTTAACTTGCAACCACCCGATATCTGGCGGATCGCGGCCAATCTCAGTGGCGGAAACCAGCAAAAGGTGGTTCTGGCAAAATGGCTGGCGACCAACTCCCGGATCCTGATTTTCGACGAACCGACCCGGGGTATCGACGTGGGAGCCAAGGTGGAAATCCACAATCTGATACGGGAATTGGCGGCTATGGGCAAGGCGATCATTATGATTTCATCCGAGCTTCCCGAGGTCCTCAGAATGAGCGACCGGATTTTAGTCATG
The sequence above is a segment of the Atribacteraceae bacterium genome. Coding sequences within it:
- a CDS encoding sugar ABC transporter ATP-binding protein, giving the protein MLFLMKGINKKYPGVQALKNVDFSLDSGEIHALIGENGAGKSTLMKILSGAENCDSGEIILKGRRLEHLDPLTARKAGIAIIYQERNLVPPMNAMENIFLGKEIERYRGLIDAPSMYAETDKLFRSLHVNIDYEVPVGQLSVAQQQMVEIAKALSENAEVLVMDEPTAALTEKDVENLFAIMRRLREQGVGIVYISHQLGEVLSICDRYTVLRDGEVVGSGKISKVDEAELISKMIGRKLSADEYTGKERTFGEEVLRVEGLTRGKDLKDVSFSVRAGEILGIAGLVGSGRTEMVRAIFGADPLEKGHIFLNGKPVTINSPYQAVRLGIGFCTEDRKTQGLVLKLPIRDNVGVASLAQYSHLGLIDDHNLTEHVSDLTGQLNLQPPDIWRIAANLSGGNQQKVVLAKWLATNSRILIFDEPTRGIDVGAKVEIHNLIRELAAMGKAIIMISSELPEVLRMSDRILVMCRGKIQGEISRDKANAEEIWKLSQGLQAACEADT